In Streptomyces rapamycinicus NRRL 5491, the genomic stretch CCCCCATGAGCTCCGGGTCCTCCTGGAGCTTGGCCAGTTGGTCGGGGTGCTCGAGCAGGGCGTAGACGCCCATGGCGAGCATGTTGCCCGTGGTGTCGAAGGCCCCGGTGATCAACGTGGCGGTCATGCCCATGAGTTCTTGCTCGGTGAGCTGTCCGCCGCGGATGAGGTCTCCGAGGATGTCGTCCCGGGGATCGTCCATCCGGCTGGGGACGAAGCGGGTCAGGAACCCACTCATCCCGGACACGGCGGCAAGCGCCTCGGGAACGGTGGAGGAGAGCCGGCCGAGTGTCTCCACATGACGCTGGAGGCTCTTCCGCTCCGATTCGGGGACGCCGATCATCTCGCACATCACCCGGGAGGGGACGGATTCGGCGAAGACCTCCACCAGATCGGCGCCCGGCCCGGCCTTTTCCAGATCGTCGAGCTGTTCGTGCACGATTCGCTCGATCATGGGGGCGAGTTGCCGCGTGCGCCGGACCGTGAAAAAGCCGGTGACCAGCTTGCGATACTTGCTGTGGACCGGGTCGTCCGTCTTCGCAAAGGCGCCCGGATCGGCCGGGCCGTCGTACGCCAGCTCCGTGGGAACGGGAGAGATTATCCCTTCCTGGCGCGCGCTGAAGCTCTTATGAGTGAGCAGTTCCTTCGCTTCGGTATGGCGGGTGATGAGCCACCCGGGCGTGCCGCCCTGATAACTCATGCGCGTTATCCGCTCCTGCTCCCGCAGGGGGGTGTAGCCATCCGGAGGATCGAAGGGGCAGCTCCGCTTGGTAGGCAGTGACACAGGGGGGTGCGGGGCGTCGACCAAGACTCCTCCATCGATTCACAATCCACGCATCGAGGTCGTCGGCGGCTACACCGGCTGGCTCGATCTCGATGCTAGCTTCGCCGTCGGCCCGATAGCGCACCAAAAGGCCCCTGCGGGCAAGTTCTGCAAATTTCCTTAGACAAAGGCGAGGGCTGTTGACCCCGTGCGCGCGGGTGCACTCACCGCGCCGGCCGCGACGTCTGAACGCGTGGCGGCCTCACCGCTCCCCCTACCCCGGGTACGCCGTCTCCAACCACATCTGTTGGCACCGGGTCTGACCGGACGCCGGCTCCGGCCCCGGCGCTCCGTGGAGACGCCGGGAGAACATGGGGGTGACGGGCTCGTCACGCCCGTGCTGCCACCCTTCGTCGGGAAGTGTCAGCGGGACGCCACGTTCCTGTCGGCACCGACATGCGTGGGAGGGGTTCGTCCGATGCCACCGCCGAAGGCTCTCGCGCTGCGGCCCAGGGTGTCGAAGACGCTACCGGCCCCCGCGCAAGATCGGCCAGAGGTACGCGACCCCGGTCACCCCCGGGTACACGACCCCGGTCACCCCCAGGGTCCCCTGTCCAACGCGGCGGTGACGGCGGCCTTGTCCGGCGGACGCGGACCCGCGGCGCCCCCGCCCTCCTCCACCCGGTTGCGGCCCGCCGGGCAGGACACGGTCGGCAATGGCGCGGTCGCGGCGGCCCGCCGTACCGAGACCGCCTCTCGGCAGCGGCCGCCCACGGCCGAACCGGCACGGGCGCCCACGCCCGACACGGCGCGGGCGGACACGGCGGAGGCGGCGCGGGCGGACACGGCGGAGGCGGCCTCCCCCGCCGCCCCCGAGGTCAAGGCCCGTCCCGGCCCGGCAGCGGACCCGAAGTTCGCGACGCTCAAGAAGGACGTACGACGCAAGAAGCGCTCGGTCGCGACCTCGCATCCGCCACCGAAGGCGGAGGCCGGTGCCGCGCAGGACGCCGCCCGGCCGCCCAAGGACGACGAAGAGGCGCAGGGCAAGACCGCCAACGCCGAGAAGATGAACGAGGCCAAGCCGAAGGACTTCGACAAGGACGCGTTCATCAGGGCGGTCGAGAAGGCGATCGCCGAGAAGGCGCCGAAGAACCTCGACGAGGCGGACAAGTTCGCCGACTCCGGCAAGGCCGATGAGGTGCGGCAGGAGGTGCGGGGCAAGGTCGGCGAGGGCAGGGCGGACTCGGCCGAGCAGATCGCCACGACGACCGCCGCCCCGCCGGACACCTCGGCCGCCGTACCCAAGAAGGTCGTACCGCTGACACCGGACCGGCCCCCCGGGACCCCGGGCACGCCCAACCCGGCGAACGCCGTACCGGACAAGCTGCCGCCGTCGGCCACCGACCTGTCCTCGGGACCCGCCAAGGTCAATCAGCGGATGAGGACCGCGCAGGTCACCGAGGCGCAGTTGAAGAAGTCCAACGAGCCTTCGTTCACCAAGGCGCTGGGCGAGAAGAAGGCGGCCGAGCAGCATTCCGAGGCGGCTCCCGGCCGGATGCGGGGGCATGAGAAGAAGGAGCTCAACGCGGCCACCGCGCAGGCGAGGCGGCTCGGTGCCGTCGCCATGGGCGCGATGGACGCCCAGCGGGTGCGCACCGGCCAGCACGTCGGTGCGGGCAAGTCCGGCGCCAAGGGGCGGGACGAGGAGAAGCGGGCCCAGGTCACGGCGGTCCTGCAAGGCGTCTTCGACACGATGAAGAAGGATGTCGAGACCATTCTCAACGGCCTCGACAAGCTGGTCGACGACCAGTTCGGCAGGGGCGAGAAGGCGGCACGGGACGCGTTCACCGCCGAGCACCAGCGGAAGATGGACGAGTACAAGGACCGCCGGTACTCCGGTGTGACGGGCAAACTCCGCTGGGTGCGGGACAAGTTCGCCGGGCTGCCCGCCGAAGCCGACAAGATCTTCGAGGAGGCCCGCGACAACTACGTCCGCCGGATGCGGCAGGTGATCTCGGACGTCGCCGACACCATCGGCACGGAGCTGAACCGGGCCAAGCGCCGTATCGCGCAGGGCCGGGGCGAGGTGCGGGACGCGGTGCGCAAGCTTCCGGCCGATCTGCGGTCCATCGGGCAGCAGGCGGCCGCCGAATTCGCCGACAAGTTCGATCAACTCACTCAGTCCGTGAACGACAAGGGCACCCAGCTCGTCGACACGCTGGCCACCAAGTACACCGACG encodes the following:
- a CDS encoding cytochrome P450, whose translation is MSYQGGTPGWLITRHTEAKELLTHKSFSARQEGIISPVPTELAYDGPADPGAFAKTDDPVHSKYRKLVTGFFTVRRTRQLAPMIERIVHEQLDDLEKAGPGADLVEVFAESVPSRVMCEMIGVPESERKSLQRHVETLGRLSSTVPEALAAVSGMSGFLTRFVPSRMDDPRDDILGDLIRGGQLTEQELMGMTATLITGAFDTTGNMLAMGVYALLEHPDQLAKLQEDPELMGAAVEELLRFLTISHLGASRWALEDVEFAGQTIKKGEVVTVALPAVNRDPERYENPDQLDIGRTDHGHLGLGHGVHQCLGQHLARTILRVGYEALFDRFPTLRLAVPSDEIQMREDFVHYGPSALPVTWDD